The following proteins come from a genomic window of Methylorubrum populi:
- a CDS encoding YqaE/Pmp3 family membrane protein, with translation MSTLIKILIAFFLPPISVLMTNGIGIQFLFNILLCLLFYLPGSIHALYLLLRDR, from the coding sequence TTGTCGACCCTCATCAAGATCCTGATCGCGTTCTTCCTGCCGCCGATCTCGGTGCTGATGACGAACGGGATCGGGATCCAGTTCCTGTTCAACATCCTGCTCTGCCTGCTGTTCTACCTGCCGGGCTCGATCCACGCGCTCTACCTGCTGCTGCGCGACCGCTGA